A stretch of Episyrphus balteatus chromosome 2, idEpiBalt1.1, whole genome shotgun sequence DNA encodes these proteins:
- the LOC129908540 gene encoding nudC domain-containing protein 3, with amino-acid sequence MDPQRFDGMLMEILQDRKTIAGFLDAIFGFLSRNTDFYYEQKNKDDKIGFPSGMKEQIVMKVLQKFDPKYRYVTDSMEVSPAITEVEVTTTEELPMQTDSEIKEASGSKSEIPKDSNKKELFSTNEFHNGARFDSYCWSQTSTEIELHICLPEGIKSSKHIGIQIEPNHIKVISKLDPGSVPLFDGVLSAKCKHNDALWTISEGKLQITLDKMKEAWWDRLVDGEPAIDVSKIDCTKYMDELPPDSQAAIEKLRWEQQQKEAGIPTEAERNNLQRLREAWDAEGSPFKGQPFDPSMVKFN; translated from the exons atggatccaCAACGCTTCGATGGTATGTTAATGGAAATCCTCCAAGACCGCAAAACTATTGCCGGCTTCTTAGATGCAATTTTCGGCTTCTTATCCAGAAA tACGGATTTCTATTACGAACAAAAGAATAAAGATGACAAAATTGGCTTCCCATCTGGAATGAAAGAACAAATTGTTATGAAA GTCTTGCAAAAGTTTGATCCAAAATATCGATATGTTACTGATAGCATGGAAGTTTCACCAGCAATTACCGAAGTCGAAGTTACCACAACTGAAGAACTTCCAATGCAAACAGATTCAGAAATCAAAGAAGCAAGTGGAAGCAAATCAGAAATTCCCAaagattcaaacaaaaaagaactaTTTTCGACAAACGAGTTCCATAATGGAGCTCGTTTCGATTCTTATTGTTGGTCACAAACTTCCACTGAAATCGAATTACATATCTGTTTGCCAGAAGGCATCAAGTCTTCCAAGCATATTGGCATTCAAATCGAACCTAATCACATTAAAGTCATTTCGAAATTGGATCCAGGATCTGTTCCACTTTTCGATGGAGTATTGAGTGCTAAATGCAAACATAATGATGCGTTATGGACAATCTCGGAGGGAAAACTTCAAATTACTTTAG ATAAAATGAAAGAAGCTTGGTGGGATCGTTTGGTTGATGGTGAGCCAGCAATTGATGTTAGTAAAATTGATTGCACTAAATATATGGATGAACTACCACCAGACTCACAAGCTGCCATTGAGAAACTCCGATgggaacaacaacaaaaggaaGCTGGTATTCCAACAGAAGCGGAAAGGAATAATTTGCAGAGATTGCGTGAGGCGTGGGATGCTGAGGGATCGCCATTTAAAGGACAACCATTTGATCCTTCGATGGTTAAGTTTAATTAG